From one Plantibacter flavus genomic stretch:
- a CDS encoding type II secretion system F family protein: MTRLRVLRRVLAALPGTAQPDEDGPARVARTTRRLAVLLGAGVAPGSAWRHLALEADADARTRSAAVSVGLTADEPDDEAGPTNDHRADAAVLSAVADAAAHGGDLPAAIAAIADQETSAGARTAWAGLAAAWQVAAISGAPLGVCLRDLAGSLRELDRIGRDVGTALAGPSATARLVLWLPLVAVLLGMALGFDTLRTLFATPPGLCCLAAGVVFLIVGARWSSALSARAARRDPAPGLSLDLVAVAMAGGGAAPEARSIVEEACERFAVPYDGATITGVLALSARAGIPAGELLRSEAEQQRDQARSDGERAAAILATRLMIPLGVCILPAFLLVGVAPLLLSVVTSTTLGF, from the coding sequence GTGACCCGGCTGCGGGTCCTGCGGCGGGTGCTCGCGGCGCTTCCCGGCACGGCTCAGCCCGACGAGGACGGTCCCGCCCGCGTGGCGCGCACCACTCGACGTCTGGCCGTGCTGCTGGGCGCCGGTGTCGCACCCGGCAGCGCCTGGAGGCATCTCGCCCTGGAAGCCGACGCCGATGCGCGAACGCGATCAGCAGCGGTGTCCGTCGGCCTCACGGCGGATGAACCGGACGACGAAGCCGGCCCGACGAACGATCATCGGGCCGACGCGGCGGTGCTGTCAGCGGTGGCCGATGCTGCCGCGCACGGCGGCGACCTGCCGGCGGCGATCGCCGCCATCGCTGATCAGGAGACGAGTGCCGGCGCGCGCACGGCCTGGGCGGGCCTGGCCGCCGCTTGGCAGGTCGCTGCCATCAGCGGCGCGCCGCTCGGCGTCTGTCTGCGCGACCTCGCCGGGTCGCTGCGCGAGTTGGACCGCATCGGTCGCGACGTCGGCACGGCGCTCGCCGGACCGTCCGCGACGGCGAGGCTGGTGCTCTGGTTGCCGCTCGTCGCCGTCCTCCTCGGGATGGCCCTCGGCTTCGACACGCTGCGGACGCTCTTCGCGACACCTCCCGGGCTCTGTTGTCTCGCGGCCGGTGTGGTGTTCCTCATCGTCGGTGCGCGCTGGAGTTCGGCGCTCAGTGCACGGGCGGCCAGGCGCGACCCCGCGCCGGGGTTGTCGCTCGACCTCGTCGCGGTGGCGATGGCGGGTGGGGGAGCGGCGCCGGAGGCCCGGTCGATCGTCGAGGAGGCGTGCGAGCGGTTCGCCGTCCCCTACGACGGTGCCACGATCACGGGCGTCCTCGCGCTCTCGGCCAGGGCCGGGATCCCCGCCGGTGAGCTGCTCCGCAGCGAGGCGGAGCAGCAGCGTGATCAGGCACGGTCCGATGGCGAGCGGGCTGCAGCGATCCTCGCGACCCGCCTCATGATCCCGCTCGGGGTCTGCATCCTGCCGGCCTTCCTCCTCGTCGGTGTGGCTCCGCTCCTCCTCAGCGTCGTCACCTCGACGACGCTCGGGTTCTGA
- a CDS encoding Rv3654c family TadE-like protein, with translation MNVQPRRIGLRATEGLHDETGAGSVLAAGVLGALIAVLLATLPVVTLFAAHQRAANAADAAALAAADTASGRLPGFPCETARMVAARNAASLGTCSVEGVTVLVDATVDTAFGAITVAARAGPPPEESDAVAGVPVTATY, from the coding sequence GTGAACGTGCAGCCGCGCCGTATCGGGCTCCGCGCGACGGAAGGCCTGCACGACGAGACCGGAGCCGGGTCGGTCCTGGCGGCAGGCGTCCTCGGAGCCCTGATCGCCGTCCTCCTCGCGACGCTGCCCGTGGTGACGCTCTTCGCCGCTCATCAGCGAGCGGCGAACGCGGCGGACGCAGCCGCGTTGGCGGCAGCCGACACCGCGTCCGGCAGGCTCCCAGGCTTCCCCTGCGAAACTGCTCGCATGGTCGCGGCGCGTAATGCGGCGTCGCTCGGCACCTGCAGTGTGGAGGGCGTCACCGTCCTCGTCGACGCCACTGTCGACACGGCCTTCGGCGCCATCACGGTCGCTGCAAGAGCCGGACCTCCTCCTGAGGAGTCCGACGCCGTCGCCGGGGTGCCCGTGACCGCCACCTATTAA
- the tmk gene encoding dTMP kinase yields MSGGGRPRGLYITLEGGDGVGKSTQARLLSDWFEQQGRTVVRTREPGGSELGVEIREIVLHHRGDISPRAEALLYAADRAHHIATVVRPALARGEVVLQDRYLDSSVAYQGSGRVLDAQQIRDISLWAAEDLLPDVTVLLDLDVAVARGRLDNANKRFDRLEAEAQDFHTRVRESFLALAAAEPERFLVVDAALPPERLAADIQARIAPLL; encoded by the coding sequence GTGAGCGGGGGAGGACGCCCTCGGGGCCTGTACATCACCCTCGAGGGTGGCGACGGCGTCGGGAAGTCGACGCAGGCGCGGCTGTTGAGCGACTGGTTCGAGCAGCAGGGGCGGACGGTCGTCCGGACCCGCGAGCCGGGCGGCAGTGAGCTCGGTGTCGAGATCCGCGAGATCGTGTTGCATCACCGAGGCGACATCAGCCCACGTGCCGAGGCCCTGCTCTACGCGGCGGACCGCGCACACCACATCGCCACCGTCGTGCGCCCGGCTCTCGCGAGGGGCGAGGTCGTCCTGCAGGACCGGTACCTGGACTCGTCGGTCGCCTATCAGGGCAGCGGACGCGTGCTCGACGCCCAGCAGATCCGCGACATCTCGCTCTGGGCCGCCGAGGACCTCCTGCCCGACGTGACCGTCCTGCTCGACTTGGACGTCGCCGTCGCCCGCGGCCGTCTCGACAACGCCAACAAGCGATTCGACCGGCTCGAGGCGGAGGCGCAGGACTTCCACACCCGGGTGCGGGAGTCGTTCCTGGCCCTCGCGGCCGCGGAGCCCGAGCGGTTCCTCGTCGTCGACGCCGCGCTCCCGCCCGAGCGACTGGCCGCCGACATCCAGGCCCGCATCGCGCCGCTCCTCTGA
- the topA gene encoding type I DNA topoisomerase, translating into MAGKKLVIVESPTKMKSIAGYLGDDYEVLSSVGHIRDLIEPKNLPAELKKGSLGKFSVDVDNGFEPYYVVSDAKKKTVADLKRALKNADELLLATDEDREGEAIAWHLLQVLQPKVPVSRMVFHEITKDAILAAKDKTRPLDTDLVDAQETRRILDRLYGYEISPVLWRKVGPGLSAGRVQSAATRLVVDRERERLAFRAASYWDVIARFLPEAEATGAPFTARLVRLDGDRVATGRDFDDLGQLKGSAVPLDEQRATALAAALEQSKATVLSVESKPYSRRPAAPFTTSTLQQEAGRKLRFSARQTMSVAQSLYENGYITYMRTDSPSLSKQAIDAARKQAAALYGAETVPDKPRLYSGKSKNAQEAHEAIRPSGDTFRTPSSLASTLRGNDFKLYDLIWKRTVASQMADAKGSTATITLESKTDVGRAEFTASGTVITFRGFLAAYEEGQDEDRNSQDDASEAKLPPLTEGQQLGIEDPEAKGHETSPPPRYTEASLVKRLEELGIGRPSTFASIISTIIDRGYVTQRGQALIPSWVAFSVVRLLEEYFEELVEYDFTAEMENDLDRIAGGSVDRVDWLKGFYFGDDSGRGLRQVIDNLGDIDARRINSIVIDDGVTLRIGKYGPYLEVTPDGPPPAEGEEAPTPRRVNLPEDLAPDELTPAKAHELIDAPVVGDRVIGVNPTTGKEIVAKDGRFGPYITEVDPEPEAELSVDTATGEVTEPAVGAKKKAPAKKKAAAEKPRTASLFKSMDLATIDLETALKLLDLPRVVGADPESGEEILAQNGRYGPYLKKGTDTRSLTSEDDIFAVDLAGAVELFAQPKYGARKASSALKEFEADPESGKPIKIKDGRFGAYVTDGVTNATIPRGEQVEDVDFERAVQLLADKRAKGPAKPKAGRKAPAKKAPAKKTPAKKTPAAKTGTAKATATKSASATSTARSEAAKKAAATRAANKAAAAKADAVT; encoded by the coding sequence GTGGCAGGCAAGAAACTCGTGATCGTAGAGTCACCGACCAAGATGAAGTCGATCGCCGGATACCTCGGTGACGACTACGAGGTGCTGTCCTCGGTCGGTCACATCCGCGACCTCATCGAGCCGAAGAACCTTCCCGCCGAGCTCAAGAAGGGCTCGCTCGGCAAGTTCTCGGTCGACGTCGACAACGGCTTCGAGCCGTACTACGTCGTCTCCGACGCGAAGAAGAAGACCGTCGCGGACCTCAAGCGCGCACTCAAGAACGCCGACGAACTCCTCCTCGCGACTGATGAGGACCGCGAAGGCGAAGCCATCGCGTGGCACCTCCTGCAGGTCCTGCAGCCCAAGGTCCCCGTCAGCCGCATGGTCTTCCACGAGATCACCAAGGACGCCATCCTCGCCGCGAAGGACAAGACGCGGCCCCTCGACACCGACCTCGTCGACGCCCAGGAGACCCGCCGGATCCTCGACCGTCTCTACGGGTACGAGATCTCGCCCGTGCTCTGGCGCAAGGTCGGCCCCGGACTGAGCGCCGGACGCGTGCAGTCCGCCGCCACCCGACTCGTCGTCGACCGGGAGCGCGAGCGCCTCGCCTTCCGCGCCGCCTCCTACTGGGACGTCATCGCCCGCTTCCTCCCCGAAGCAGAAGCCACCGGAGCGCCCTTCACCGCGCGCCTCGTCCGGCTCGACGGCGACCGCGTCGCCACCGGCCGCGACTTCGACGACCTCGGACAGCTCAAGGGCAGTGCCGTCCCGCTCGACGAACAGCGGGCCACGGCGCTCGCCGCGGCACTCGAGCAGTCGAAGGCGACCGTCCTCTCCGTCGAGTCCAAGCCGTACTCCCGCCGTCCGGCGGCTCCCTTCACGACCTCCACGCTCCAGCAGGAGGCCGGTCGCAAGCTCCGGTTCTCCGCTCGCCAGACGATGAGTGTCGCGCAGTCGCTGTACGAGAACGGCTACATCACGTACATGCGTACCGACTCGCCGTCGCTGAGCAAGCAGGCGATCGACGCGGCGCGGAAGCAGGCCGCTGCGCTCTACGGTGCTGAGACGGTGCCCGACAAGCCGCGCCTCTACAGCGGCAAGAGCAAGAACGCGCAGGAGGCGCACGAGGCGATCCGTCCCTCGGGCGACACGTTCCGCACGCCGTCCTCGCTCGCATCGACCCTCCGCGGCAACGACTTCAAGCTGTACGACCTGATCTGGAAGCGCACCGTCGCAAGCCAGATGGCCGACGCGAAGGGCTCCACGGCGACGATCACGCTCGAGTCGAAGACCGACGTCGGCCGCGCCGAGTTCACCGCCTCCGGCACCGTCATCACCTTCCGCGGCTTCCTCGCCGCCTACGAAGAAGGCCAGGACGAGGACCGCAACTCCCAGGACGACGCGTCCGAGGCGAAGTTGCCGCCCCTCACCGAAGGCCAGCAGCTCGGCATCGAGGACCCGGAGGCGAAGGGGCACGAGACCTCGCCGCCCCCGCGCTACACCGAGGCCAGCCTGGTGAAGCGACTCGAGGAGCTCGGCATCGGCCGACCGTCCACCTTCGCATCGATCATCTCCACGATCATCGACCGCGGCTACGTGACGCAGCGCGGCCAGGCGCTCATCCCCAGCTGGGTGGCGTTCAGCGTCGTCCGTCTCCTGGAGGAGTACTTCGAGGAGCTCGTCGAGTACGACTTCACCGCTGAGATGGAGAACGACCTCGACCGGATCGCCGGCGGCTCGGTCGACCGCGTCGACTGGCTCAAGGGCTTCTACTTCGGCGACGACTCGGGTCGCGGCCTGCGTCAGGTCATCGACAACCTCGGCGACATCGACGCCCGCCGCATCAACTCGATCGTCATCGACGACGGCGTCACGCTCCGGATCGGCAAGTACGGCCCGTACCTCGAGGTCACGCCCGACGGTCCGCCGCCGGCCGAGGGGGAGGAAGCCCCGACGCCGCGTCGGGTCAACCTGCCCGAGGACCTCGCACCCGATGAGCTGACGCCCGCGAAGGCGCACGAGCTCATCGACGCACCCGTCGTCGGCGACCGCGTCATCGGCGTGAACCCGACGACCGGTAAGGAGATCGTCGCGAAGGACGGACGCTTCGGCCCGTACATCACCGAGGTCGACCCGGAGCCCGAGGCGGAGCTCTCCGTCGACACGGCGACCGGTGAGGTGACCGAACCTGCTGTGGGCGCCAAGAAGAAGGCCCCCGCCAAGAAGAAGGCGGCGGCCGAGAAGCCGCGCACCGCATCGCTCTTCAAGTCGATGGACCTCGCGACCATCGACCTCGAGACCGCGCTCAAGCTCCTCGACCTGCCGCGGGTCGTCGGCGCCGACCCCGAGTCGGGCGAGGAGATCCTCGCGCAGAACGGCCGCTACGGTCCCTACCTCAAGAAGGGCACCGACACCCGGTCGCTCACCTCCGAGGACGACATCTTCGCGGTCGACCTCGCCGGTGCCGTCGAGCTGTTCGCCCAGCCCAAGTACGGAGCCAGGAAGGCGTCGAGCGCCCTCAAGGAGTTCGAGGCCGACCCCGAGAGCGGGAAGCCGATCAAGATCAAGGACGGCCGGTTCGGCGCGTACGTGACGGACGGCGTGACCAACGCGACGATCCCTCGTGGCGAGCAGGTCGAGGACGTCGACTTCGAGCGAGCGGTCCAGCTCCTGGCGGACAAGCGTGCGAAGGGCCCGGCGAAGCCGAAGGCCGGTCGCAAGGCTCCCGCGAAGAAGGCACCCGCGAAGAAGACTCCGGCCAAGAAGACCCCCGCCGCGAAGACGGGGACCGCCAAGGCGACGGCCACGAAGTCCGCGTCGGCCACGTCGACCGCCCGTTCGGAAGCGGCGAAGAAGGCTGCCGCGACGCGCGCCGCGAACAAGGCGGCCGCGGCGAAGGCCGACGCCGTCACGTGA
- a CDS encoding alpha/beta fold hydrolase — translation MTSPRQQPSDSTGSTGASRRRGPGARRTARVALVAGLAVAALTLSGCVTAFLPPKAAEPTTSSSSPATSDVDAELKPFYEQKLDWKTSGCADGFECATAKAPIDWDNPSDGELSLALVRHQATNGKPIGSLFMNPGGPGGSGYSLVADSLDFAVDKDLQENFDVVGFDPRGVGKSTPVKCLTDSEMDAYLYDVTPGKRGSDEWIAANEKAAKDFGDACAEETGKMLEFVDTQSAAKDLDMLRAAVGDKQLYYLGYSYGTFLGATYAELFPKNVGRLVLDGAIDPSTSNFEVVKEQAKGFESALRAYLEDCMTGKDCPFSGSVDSAMTEIKTLLDEVDANPIPGDDGRELGGNTLLTAIIYPLYQADAWPYLSQMFDEVMQGGTDIAFQFADGYNGRNESGKYADNQTEAFNAINCLDYSYDDDKTKMADEATQLEEAAPVIGEYMAYGDTFCANWPYQTRTERGEIHAKGAAPILVVGTTNDPATPYVWAQNLAEQLDKGQLITYKGEGHTGYNKGSDCVNQAVDQYLIDGTVPSKDPMCS, via the coding sequence GTGACTTCGCCCAGGCAGCAGCCGTCGGACTCGACGGGATCGACCGGTGCATCCCGTCGCAGGGGTCCCGGTGCGCGCCGTACGGCGCGGGTCGCCCTGGTGGCCGGTCTCGCGGTCGCGGCGCTCACCCTGAGCGGGTGCGTGACCGCCTTCCTGCCGCCGAAGGCCGCCGAGCCGACGACGTCGTCCTCCTCGCCGGCGACGAGCGACGTCGACGCCGAGCTGAAGCCCTTCTACGAGCAGAAGCTCGACTGGAAGACCAGCGGCTGTGCCGACGGCTTCGAGTGCGCCACGGCGAAGGCGCCCATCGACTGGGACAACCCCTCGGACGGCGAACTCTCCCTGGCGCTCGTGCGGCACCAGGCCACGAACGGCAAGCCGATCGGCTCGCTCTTCATGAACCCCGGCGGCCCGGGTGGTTCCGGTTACAGCCTCGTCGCCGACAGCCTCGACTTCGCGGTCGACAAGGACCTCCAGGAGAACTTCGACGTCGTCGGCTTCGACCCCCGCGGTGTCGGGAAGTCGACGCCGGTGAAATGTCTGACCGACTCGGAGATGGACGCCTACCTGTACGACGTCACGCCGGGGAAGCGCGGTTCCGACGAGTGGATCGCCGCGAACGAGAAGGCCGCGAAGGACTTCGGCGACGCGTGTGCGGAGGAGACGGGCAAGATGCTCGAGTTCGTCGACACGCAGAGCGCGGCGAAGGACCTCGACATGCTGCGCGCCGCCGTCGGCGACAAGCAGCTCTACTACCTCGGGTACTCGTACGGCACCTTCCTCGGTGCGACGTACGCGGAGCTCTTCCCGAAGAACGTCGGGCGCCTTGTGCTCGACGGCGCGATCGACCCGTCGACGTCGAACTTCGAGGTCGTCAAGGAGCAGGCCAAGGGCTTCGAGAGTGCTCTGCGCGCCTACCTCGAGGACTGCATGACTGGCAAGGACTGCCCGTTCAGTGGCTCGGTCGACAGCGCGATGACCGAGATCAAGACGCTCCTCGACGAGGTCGACGCGAACCCGATCCCCGGTGACGACGGACGTGAGCTGGGCGGCAACACGCTGCTCACGGCGATCATCTACCCGCTGTACCAGGCCGATGCCTGGCCGTACCTCAGCCAGATGTTCGACGAGGTCATGCAGGGCGGGACCGACATCGCGTTCCAGTTCGCCGACGGCTACAACGGTCGCAACGAGTCCGGCAAGTACGCCGACAACCAGACCGAGGCCTTCAACGCGATCAACTGCCTCGATTACAGCTACGACGACGACAAGACGAAGATGGCCGACGAAGCGACGCAGCTGGAGGAGGCGGCTCCCGTGATCGGCGAGTACATGGCCTACGGCGACACGTTCTGCGCCAACTGGCCGTACCAGACGCGGACCGAGCGTGGGGAGATCCACGCGAAGGGCGCAGCGCCGATCCTCGTCGTCGGGACGACGAACGACCCGGCCACGCCGTACGTCTGGGCGCAGAACCTCGCGGAGCAGCTCGACAAGGGTCAGCTGATCACCTACAAGGGTGAGGGTCACACGGGCTACAACAAGGGCAGCGACTGCGTGAACCAGGCGGTCGATCAGTACCTCATCGACGGCACGGTGCCGTCGAAGGACCCGATGTGCAGTTGA
- a CDS encoding site-specific integrase, translating into MGQRANGEGSIYRREDGQWTGAAYVLAANGARKRRTVYGHTKAQVAAKLRDLISQTDAGVPTAVSGWTVKTYSEHWLTHIAPNALRPTTRANYEWVLQKHVIPSLGAKKLEQLTPQHVREMHSSIAHTGVSAHTVRLAHAVLRSILAEAAREQHVGRNVASLVRAPKIEHQEVEPWTAEEASSFLDSSRDSQFAELYVLALTLGLRRGELLGLRWADINAERTQLRVRQTAHRAGTGQGISIGPTKTARSRRTLPLPARAIAALRTRAAHQLSDQRAAGEAWFDSGLVFTTRTGTPIEPSNLRRSFDKEITAADVRRIRFHDMRHTCASLLLAQGVQMRTVMEILGHANMAITSDIYSHVAPTTLRNASDAMNAALDFPTAGPA; encoded by the coding sequence GTGGGCCAACGCGCCAACGGCGAAGGTTCGATCTACAGGCGCGAGGACGGCCAATGGACTGGCGCAGCATACGTGCTGGCCGCGAACGGAGCACGAAAACGTCGAACCGTCTACGGACACACCAAGGCGCAGGTCGCAGCCAAGCTCCGGGACCTCATCTCACAGACCGACGCAGGCGTCCCGACCGCCGTCTCGGGCTGGACCGTGAAGACCTACTCCGAGCACTGGCTGACGCACATCGCACCGAATGCGCTCCGCCCGACGACCAGAGCCAACTACGAGTGGGTTCTGCAGAAACACGTGATTCCATCACTCGGCGCAAAGAAGCTCGAACAACTGACACCACAACACGTCCGAGAAATGCACAGCAGCATCGCACACACTGGCGTCTCGGCCCACACCGTTCGGCTTGCTCACGCTGTGCTCCGAAGCATCCTCGCCGAAGCAGCACGCGAGCAGCACGTCGGACGCAACGTCGCATCACTCGTCCGCGCGCCCAAGATCGAGCACCAGGAAGTCGAGCCGTGGACCGCAGAGGAGGCCTCCAGCTTCCTGGATTCGAGCCGTGACTCGCAGTTCGCCGAGCTCTACGTACTCGCGCTGACGCTCGGACTTCGCCGGGGAGAATTGCTCGGCCTGCGCTGGGCTGATATCAACGCAGAGCGAACACAGCTCCGCGTGCGGCAGACCGCTCATCGCGCCGGAACCGGGCAGGGGATCTCGATCGGCCCGACGAAGACCGCGCGATCGCGTCGGACGCTGCCGCTACCCGCCAGGGCCATCGCTGCGCTCAGAACACGAGCAGCCCACCAACTGTCCGATCAACGCGCCGCCGGCGAAGCCTGGTTCGACTCAGGGCTCGTCTTCACCACGCGGACAGGCACACCGATCGAACCTAGCAACCTCCGGCGCAGCTTCGACAAAGAGATCACCGCTGCAGACGTGCGCCGGATCCGTTTCCACGACATGCGCCACACTTGCGCATCGCTCCTTCTGGCCCAGGGCGTGCAGATGCGCACGGTCATGGAGATCCTCGGGCACGCCAATATGGCTATCACCTCCGACATCTACTCCCACGTCGCGCCGACGACGCTTCGGAACGCCTCAGACGCGATGAACGCCGCTCTCGACTTCCCCACAGCAGGCCCAGCATGA
- a CDS encoding TetR/AcrR family transcriptional regulator — protein sequence MTAPAELGLRERKRLATRRAIQHAVLTLASEQGLENVTVEEVSRRAEVSPRTFFNYFGTKEEALIGDIPLIPDGDALHAFLTAGPTTDVLTDLGELLARTVGDADEDVEIHHLRKDVLRDHPHLLGARIASMRGFEEGLYKVVERRVLNDDPTLAEDAEALFDRCWMVTMVGFAGLRHAWRCWADAPTPGSLAERIRRSFAELYTTVQKLR from the coding sequence ATGACGGCGCCGGCTGAACTCGGGCTTCGCGAGCGGAAGCGGCTCGCGACGCGTCGGGCGATCCAGCACGCGGTGCTGACGCTCGCGAGTGAGCAGGGGCTCGAGAACGTGACGGTCGAGGAGGTGAGCCGTCGGGCGGAGGTCTCGCCGCGGACGTTCTTCAACTACTTCGGGACGAAGGAGGAGGCGCTGATCGGCGACATCCCGCTGATCCCGGACGGCGACGCCCTGCACGCCTTCCTGACCGCCGGGCCCACCACCGACGTGCTCACCGATCTGGGGGAGCTCCTGGCCCGGACCGTGGGGGACGCCGACGAGGACGTCGAGATCCACCATCTCCGCAAGGACGTGCTGCGCGACCACCCGCACCTGCTGGGTGCGCGGATCGCGAGTATGCGCGGCTTCGAGGAAGGCCTCTACAAGGTCGTCGAGCGGCGGGTGCTGAACGACGACCCGACGCTCGCGGAGGACGCCGAGGCGCTGTTCGACCGCTGCTGGATGGTGACGATGGTGGGCTTCGCCGGCCTGCGCCACGCGTGGCGTTGCTGGGCCGATGCGCCGACGCCCGGGTCCCTCGCCGAGCGGATCCGTCGTTCTTTCGCCGAGCTGTACACGACGGTCCAAAAGCTGCGCTAA
- a CDS encoding TadE family type IV pilus minor pilin, producing MTAEFAVVVPAVVLVLAMGLSAVQVGLTQLRATDAAADAARSLGRGDDAGTAAGRVARVLPGATMTSGAEGDLVCVRVDAVGGSGLAGIVPVSASSCAMGGGR from the coding sequence GTGACGGCGGAGTTCGCGGTCGTCGTCCCGGCCGTCGTCCTCGTGCTGGCGATGGGGCTCTCGGCGGTGCAGGTGGGGCTGACCCAGCTCCGCGCGACCGACGCGGCTGCGGACGCCGCCCGGAGTCTGGGGCGAGGCGACGACGCCGGGACCGCGGCGGGTCGGGTCGCGCGCGTCCTGCCGGGGGCGACCATGACGAGTGGGGCGGAAGGCGACCTCGTCTGCGTGCGGGTCGACGCCGTCGGCGGATCCGGCCTGGCCGGCATCGTCCCGGTATCGGCCTCCTCGTGCGCCATGGGTGGCGGCCGGTGA
- a CDS encoding PadR family transcriptional regulator — protein sequence MDEQLAARDSQLLRGVLPMLILSTVHRGETYGYELVERLRALGLADLATGVVYPVLSRFERDGLVTARRVASSGGPARKYYAITERGDAARLDAIARWRAMTDIAERGIHPEGASA from the coding sequence ATGGATGAACAGCTGGCGGCGCGCGACTCGCAACTCCTCCGGGGCGTGTTGCCGATGCTCATCCTGTCCACCGTGCACCGCGGTGAGACCTACGGGTACGAGCTGGTCGAACGTCTCCGAGCCCTCGGTCTGGCCGATCTGGCGACCGGCGTCGTGTATCCGGTCCTCAGCCGGTTCGAACGCGACGGACTGGTGACCGCGCGTCGGGTCGCCTCCTCGGGCGGCCCAGCACGGAAGTACTACGCGATCACCGAACGAGGAGACGCGGCGAGGCTCGACGCCATCGCCCGCTGGAGGGCGATGACCGACATCGCCGAACGAGGAATTCACCCTGAAGGAGCATCAGCATGA
- a CDS encoding DNA polymerase III subunit delta', protein MASWTDLTGQRDAIELLQSASDPITPKGLTHAWLITGPPGSGRSTLAYAFAAALLSREPGGDDVTRRQVEARTHPDLSALSTDRVIITIDEVRDLVRNAYRAPSVGRFRVMVVEDADRMTERTSNLLLKSLEEPPSSTIWVLCAPSEADLLPTIRSRVRSVRLGVPTIDDVAELLERRDGVAPELAERAAREAQSHVGMAHRLATDPGARQRRESTLRAVLDIRSAGQAVVTAGRLLELAGDDAKAYTSLRDEAERESTLRSLGVEPGQSVPPALRSQVRAMEEDQKRRATRSLRDGLDRIMVDLLSLYRDIVLLQLGHDATIINRELRPELEEAARRTTPAVTIETLEAISVARTRIEGNVAPALALEAMLVSAVR, encoded by the coding sequence ATGGCTTCCTGGACCGACTTGACGGGTCAACGCGACGCGATCGAGCTCCTCCAGTCGGCGTCGGACCCGATCACGCCCAAGGGCCTCACCCACGCCTGGCTCATCACCGGGCCGCCCGGTTCCGGCCGGTCGACCCTCGCCTACGCCTTCGCCGCCGCGCTCCTCAGCCGCGAGCCCGGGGGCGACGACGTCACCCGTCGTCAAGTGGAGGCCCGCACCCACCCTGACCTCTCCGCCTTGAGCACCGATCGCGTGATCATCACGATCGACGAGGTCCGCGACCTCGTCCGGAACGCCTACCGCGCGCCGTCCGTCGGTCGCTTCCGCGTCATGGTCGTCGAGGACGCCGACCGCATGACCGAGCGCACCTCCAACCTGCTGCTGAAGTCGCTCGAGGAACCGCCGAGCAGCACGATCTGGGTGCTGTGCGCACCGAGCGAGGCCGACCTGCTGCCCACCATCCGGTCGCGCGTCCGCTCGGTCCGCCTCGGCGTCCCAACCATCGACGACGTCGCGGAGCTGCTGGAACGGCGTGACGGCGTGGCGCCCGAGCTCGCCGAACGCGCCGCCCGCGAGGCGCAGAGCCACGTCGGCATGGCCCACCGCCTCGCGACCGACCCCGGCGCGCGGCAGCGCCGTGAGTCCACGCTCCGTGCCGTGCTCGACATCCGGAGCGCCGGCCAGGCGGTCGTCACCGCTGGTCGCCTCCTGGAGCTGGCGGGCGACGACGCGAAGGCGTACACCTCGCTGCGCGACGAGGCGGAGCGGGAGAGCACCCTGCGCTCGCTCGGCGTCGAGCCCGGCCAGTCGGTCCCGCCGGCCCTCCGCTCGCAGGTGCGGGCGATGGAGGAGGACCAGAAGCGGCGCGCGACCCGCAGCCTGCGCGACGGCCTCGACCGGATCATGGTCGACCTGCTCTCGCTGTACCGAGACATCGTGCTCCTGCAGCTGGGGCACGACGCCACGATCATCAACCGTGAATTGCGTCCGGAACTCGAGGAAGCCGCTCGCCGGACGACGCCTGCGGTTACGATCGAAACCTTGGAGGCGATCTCCGTCGCCCGCACACGAATCGAAGGGAACGTCGCCCCGGCGCTGGCCTTGGAGGCCATGCTCGTGTCGGCGGTCCGGTAG
- a CDS encoding DUF4244 domain-containing protein encodes MGHSVTREVRRILQDERGSATAEYAVATMAAVGFAGLLVAILRGDEVRGILTDLIRRALTANG; translated from the coding sequence ATGGGACACAGCGTCACGCGCGAGGTCCGGCGCATCCTGCAGGACGAACGGGGGTCCGCCACGGCGGAGTACGCGGTGGCCACCATGGCGGCCGTCGGGTTCGCAGGTCTCCTGGTCGCCATCCTTCGCGGAGACGAGGTGCGGGGCATCCTCACCGACCTCATCCGACGAGCCCTGACGGCGAACGGCTGA
- a CDS encoding helix-turn-helix domain-containing protein produces the protein MPVEKLMLTAEEAAESLGVGRSTVYDLIRLGQLSSVKIGRARRIPVAALHRFARTLSGEDA, from the coding sequence ATGCCTGTAGAGAAGCTCATGCTCACTGCCGAGGAAGCTGCTGAATCGCTCGGGGTCGGCCGTTCCACGGTCTACGATCTCATTCGACTCGGTCAGCTCTCCAGCGTGAAGATCGGACGCGCACGTCGCATTCCGGTCGCAGCCTTGCATCGCTTCGCCCGAACGTTGTCCGGTGAAGACGCGTAG